In the Salinirubrum litoreum genome, one interval contains:
- a CDS encoding plastocyanin/azurin family copper-binding protein, with protein MDPDETTTSRRGFLRGVGTVGGGSAVIAGSAESASAQEATTHQVDMTDGLVFDPDSLTIAPGDTVVWETVGSVGHSVTAYEDEQPEGVEFWSSGDLDSEQAARNAYPDQGDVASGETYEHTFETEGVYDYFCIPHEAAGMIAELEVVEGGAAPDGGGGPVIPQVPDSAKSLAVAATTAMLSVLALAWFFIKYGGDYETVEDGGE; from the coding sequence ATGGATCCCGACGAGACGACGACTTCTCGCAGAGGCTTCCTTCGTGGCGTCGGCACGGTCGGCGGTGGGAGTGCGGTCATCGCCGGGTCGGCCGAGTCGGCCAGCGCACAGGAGGCGACGACCCACCAGGTAGACATGACCGACGGTCTCGTCTTCGACCCGGACAGTCTGACCATCGCACCGGGTGACACCGTGGTCTGGGAGACGGTCGGGAGCGTCGGTCACTCGGTGACGGCCTACGAGGACGAACAACCGGAGGGCGTCGAGTTCTGGTCGTCCGGCGACCTCGACAGCGAACAGGCCGCGCGGAACGCCTACCCCGACCAGGGTGACGTGGCGTCCGGCGAGACCTACGAGCACACCTTCGAGACCGAGGGCGTCTACGACTACTTCTGCATCCCGCACGAGGCGGCCGGGATGATCGCCGAGTTGGAGGTCGTCGAAGGCGGCGCGGCGCCCGACGGGGGTGGCGGACCGGTCATCCCGCAGGTTCCGGACAGCGCGAAGTCGCTGGCGGTCGCCGCGACGACCGCGATGCTGTCGGTGCTCGCACTGGCGTGGTTCTTCATCAAGTACGGCGGCGACTACGAGACGGTCGAGGACGGCGGAGAGTGA
- a CDS encoding TMEM165/GDT1 family protein has protein sequence MTGWVEILTVAFVAQLVVLPGEKVQFIIAGLSTRYNPAVVVAAAGSAFAGWTALEIAFGAALQRALSPLVLDALTGGLFLLFAVLLYRSAPEPGETSLPETDGGNVAADVTVFGREVPDALGGFLPIFAMMAFGEFGDKTQLVTIGLAAQYGASPAIWAGEMLAIIPVSVANAVFFHRFSHRFDVRKAHLGAAALFGFFALDTALAIATGFSVWETVVTTISDAVLAAV, from the coding sequence GTGACCGGCTGGGTCGAGATCCTCACCGTCGCGTTCGTCGCGCAACTCGTCGTCCTGCCGGGCGAGAAGGTCCAGTTCATCATCGCCGGGCTGTCGACGCGCTACAACCCGGCCGTGGTCGTCGCCGCCGCCGGCTCCGCCTTCGCGGGCTGGACCGCCCTGGAGATCGCCTTCGGCGCGGCCCTCCAGCGCGCGCTCTCGCCGCTCGTCCTCGACGCGCTGACCGGCGGACTGTTCCTGCTGTTCGCCGTCCTGCTCTACCGGTCTGCGCCGGAACCGGGCGAGACCTCGCTCCCGGAGACCGACGGCGGGAACGTCGCGGCCGACGTTACCGTCTTCGGGCGAGAGGTGCCGGACGCACTCGGCGGGTTCCTCCCGATCTTCGCCATGATGGCCTTCGGCGAGTTCGGCGACAAGACCCAACTCGTCACCATCGGGCTGGCGGCCCAGTACGGCGCGAGTCCCGCGATCTGGGCCGGCGAGATGCTGGCCATCATCCCGGTCAGCGTCGCCAACGCGGTGTTCTTCCACCGCTTCTCACACCGGTTCGACGTCCGGAAGGCACACCTCGGGGCGGCCGCGCTGTTCGGCTTCTTCGCCCTCGACACCGCGCTCGCGATCGCCACCGGTTTCTCGGTCTGGGAGACGGTCGTCACGACCATCTCCGACGCGGTCCTCGCGGCGGTCTGA
- a CDS encoding SDR family oxidoreductase: MRMADTPLAGQVAFVTGTTRGIGKALALSLAEAGARVVSTGKTTEPRDDLPGTIYETRDAIREAGGESIAIELDVRDPENVQSAIDRTVEEWGRLDIVVNNAGAIHFAPIADTPAKRFDLLMDVNARGAYVTTRAALPHLREGDGGHAIMMSPPVAMDAAPGKAPYALSKHGMTFIAKSLAAEETNVGVNALWPVTAIESEATRHFNMGTPEDWRTPDVVCDATLEILTSDPTDCTGNAFYDEEVLSQAGVDDFSEYAVVEGNDPGPTSAQLFDPDFERPDEW; encoded by the coding sequence CTGCGCATGGCTGACACACCACTGGCTGGACAGGTCGCGTTCGTCACCGGCACCACCCGAGGGATCGGGAAGGCACTCGCGCTCTCGCTGGCGGAGGCGGGCGCGAGGGTCGTCTCGACCGGCAAGACGACCGAACCGCGCGACGACCTGCCGGGGACCATCTACGAGACGCGAGACGCGATCCGGGAGGCTGGCGGCGAGTCCATCGCCATCGAGTTGGACGTGCGCGACCCCGAGAACGTGCAGTCCGCCATCGACCGGACTGTCGAGGAGTGGGGCAGACTCGACATCGTCGTCAACAACGCGGGCGCGATCCACTTCGCGCCCATCGCCGACACGCCGGCGAAGCGGTTCGACCTGCTGATGGACGTGAACGCTCGCGGGGCGTACGTGACGACCAGAGCCGCCCTGCCGCATCTCCGCGAGGGAGACGGCGGGCACGCGATCATGATGTCGCCGCCGGTGGCGATGGACGCCGCACCCGGCAAAGCGCCCTACGCGCTCTCGAAACACGGGATGACCTTCATCGCCAAGTCGCTCGCCGCAGAGGAGACGAACGTCGGCGTCAACGCGCTCTGGCCGGTCACGGCCATCGAGTCGGAGGCGACCCGGCACTTCAACATGGGCACGCCGGAGGACTGGCGGACCCCCGACGTGGTCTGTGACGCGACGCTGGAGATTCTGACCAGCGACCCGACGGACTGCACCGGCAACGCCTTCTACGACGAGGAGGTGCTCTCGCAGGCCGGCGTCGATGACTTCTCGGAGTACGCAGTCGTCGAGGGGAACGACCCCGGTCCGACCTCGGCCCAGTTGTTCGATCCGGACTTCGAGCGACCCGACGAGTGGTGA
- a CDS encoding prephenate dehydrogenase/arogenate dehydrogenase family protein — translation MELLVVGAGAMGRWLARTVTVPVAFADADPASARRAVESLAADGHETRHVSLDTEETFAGVALAVPISATKSAFAAYADRAESALLDVTGVMALPVAAMREHAPDLERVSLHPLFAPENAPGNVAVVADAPGPVTDTLRADLADAGNHLFETTAEEHDRAMETVQAAAHTAILAFALAAEETRPEFSTPVSAGLGDLVATVTGGEPRVYAEIQDSFDGSEAVADAARRIADADAATFADLYREAGESARKSSESGGPTSTPTDTGERGDES, via the coding sequence ATGGAACTGCTGGTCGTCGGTGCCGGAGCGATGGGTCGCTGGCTCGCCCGGACCGTCACGGTCCCGGTCGCCTTCGCCGACGCCGACCCCGCGTCGGCACGCCGCGCAGTCGAGTCGCTCGCCGCCGACGGCCACGAGACCCGACACGTCTCGCTGGACACCGAGGAGACGTTCGCTGGGGTCGCGCTCGCGGTCCCGATCTCCGCGACGAAGTCGGCGTTCGCGGCCTACGCCGACCGCGCCGAGTCCGCCCTGCTGGACGTGACCGGCGTCATGGCGCTCCCGGTCGCGGCGATGCGAGAGCACGCCCCCGATCTGGAGCGTGTGAGTCTCCACCCGCTGTTCGCGCCGGAGAACGCGCCCGGCAACGTCGCGGTCGTCGCAGACGCGCCCGGCCCGGTCACCGACACGCTCCGGGCCGACCTCGCCGACGCCGGCAACCACCTGTTCGAGACGACCGCCGAAGAACACGACCGGGCGATGGAGACGGTCCAGGCCGCCGCACACACCGCGATCCTCGCCTTCGCCCTCGCGGCCGAGGAGACGCGCCCGGAGTTCTCGACGCCCGTCTCGGCAGGCCTCGGCGATCTCGTTGCGACCGTCACCGGCGGCGAACCGCGGGTCTACGCCGAGATACAGGACTCCTTCGACGGGAGCGAGGCGGTCGCGGACGCGGCCCGCCGAATCGCGGACGCAGACGCCGCGACCTTCGCCGACCTCTACCGCGAAGCCGGGGAGTCGGCACGGAAGTCGTCCGAGTCGGGCGGTCCGACGAGTACGCCGACCGACACCGGCGAGCGAGGTGACGAGTCGTGA
- a CDS encoding alpha/beta hydrolase: protein MDRMDPDAADAVAEIEALGVPEWHTLSVESARRIEAEVFTPESLPPVPFVRDLAIPGRAGEIPIRVYRPRPLDAADADSRSLPVLVFYHGGGWVLGTLDSAGSICRELARRAGCAVVSVDYRLAPEHPFPAGVEDAFTAVSWVARNAETFGGDPDRIAVGGTSAGGALAAATALRARDAGGPVIAHQLLCYPATDHDFDTDSYRENADGPLLTTADMEWFWAQYLRSPLDTANPYAVPMQADDVTGLPSATVATGGFDPLRDDGFAYADRLDHGDADVTRVHAPRLPHGFLSLTDEVPRADEAMSAVAESLADALDTA, encoded by the coding sequence ATGGACAGGATGGACCCGGACGCGGCCGACGCCGTCGCCGAGATCGAGGCGCTCGGCGTCCCCGAGTGGCACACGCTCTCGGTCGAGTCGGCCCGCCGGATCGAAGCCGAGGTGTTCACCCCCGAGTCGCTCCCGCCGGTTCCCTTCGTCCGCGACCTGGCGATCCCCGGCAGAGCCGGCGAGATCCCGATCCGCGTCTACCGACCGCGACCGCTCGATGCGGCCGACGCCGACTCCCGGTCTCTCCCGGTTCTCGTCTTCTACCACGGCGGCGGGTGGGTCCTCGGGACGCTCGACTCGGCGGGATCGATCTGTCGGGAACTGGCCCGACGCGCCGGGTGTGCCGTCGTCTCGGTGGACTACCGACTCGCGCCGGAACACCCGTTCCCCGCCGGCGTCGAGGACGCGTTCACTGCGGTCTCGTGGGTCGCCCGGAACGCCGAGACGTTCGGCGGCGACCCGGATCGTATCGCGGTGGGTGGGACCAGCGCCGGCGGTGCGCTCGCGGCCGCGACCGCACTCAGGGCGCGGGACGCCGGCGGTCCCGTGATCGCTCACCAACTGCTCTGTTACCCGGCGACCGACCACGACTTCGACACCGACTCCTACCGCGAGAACGCCGACGGGCCACTGCTCACGACGGCCGACATGGAGTGGTTCTGGGCGCAGTACCTCCGGAGTCCACTCGACACCGCCAACCCCTACGCCGTCCCGATGCAGGCCGACGACGTGACCGGCCTCCCGTCGGCGACGGTCGCCACCGGCGGGTTCGACCCACTGCGCGACGACGGGTTCGCCTACGCCGACCGTCTCGACCACGGCGACGCGGACGTGACCCGCGTCCACGCGCCGCGTCTGCCCCACGGCTTCCTCAGCCTAACCGACGAGGTGCCGAGAGCCGACGAGGCGATGTCGGCCGTGGCCGAGTCGCTGGCCGACGCACTCGACACGGCCTGA
- the kynU gene encoding kynureninase, whose product MNTDSPPAGARPDPTDGRAGAVAADRRDPLADFRERFDVPDDYYMDGNSLGPISAEAEASLDRIVEEWRDLGIRGWTDAEQDWFTYAEELGDDLAPLLGADAEEVVLANSTTVNIHTLIGTFLDEADGTKVVVNDLDFPTDHYAIRAQFRQRGIDPDEGLVVVESEDGRTLAERDVADALESHDDVVVVFMPSVFYRSGQLLDVERLTEIAHDHGALAGFDLAHSVGVVPHDLADIGVDFAVWCSYKYLNAGPGALAGLYVNRDHFGTTPALAGWWGHDKSTQFDMNLEFTPADSAGAWQIGTPHLLSLAPLEGSLSIIRDAGIDTIREKSVALTDYLIALVDERLAEFGCSVGTPRDADRRGGHVAVEHPEGQKLAEALKDRGVVVDFRPPNVVRLCPAPLYTGFADVWDVVEIARSVLAEGALAEYETSSGGVT is encoded by the coding sequence ATGAACACCGATTCGCCGCCTGCGGGAGCGCGACCCGATCCGACCGACGGGCGAGCAGGCGCGGTCGCCGCCGACCGGCGGGACCCACTCGCCGACTTCCGGGAGCGGTTCGACGTGCCCGACGACTACTACATGGACGGCAACTCGCTGGGACCCATCTCGGCCGAGGCGGAGGCTTCGCTGGACCGGATCGTCGAGGAGTGGCGCGACCTCGGCATCCGGGGCTGGACCGACGCCGAGCAGGACTGGTTCACCTACGCCGAGGAACTGGGCGACGACCTCGCGCCGCTCCTCGGTGCGGACGCCGAGGAGGTCGTGTTGGCGAACTCGACGACCGTCAACATCCACACCCTGATCGGCACGTTCCTCGACGAGGCCGACGGGACGAAGGTCGTCGTCAACGACCTCGACTTCCCGACCGACCACTACGCCATCCGGGCGCAGTTCCGCCAGCGCGGCATCGACCCCGACGAAGGACTGGTCGTCGTCGAGAGTGAGGACGGCCGGACGCTGGCGGAGCGCGACGTCGCCGACGCGCTCGAATCGCACGACGACGTGGTGGTGGTGTTCATGCCCTCGGTGTTCTACCGGAGCGGCCAACTGCTGGACGTCGAGCGTCTGACCGAGATCGCCCACGATCACGGCGCGCTGGCCGGATTCGACCTCGCACACTCGGTCGGCGTCGTCCCGCACGACCTCGCCGACATCGGCGTGGACTTCGCGGTCTGGTGTTCGTACAAGTATCTCAACGCGGGCCCCGGCGCGCTGGCGGGACTGTACGTGAACCGTGATCACTTCGGGACGACGCCCGCACTCGCGGGCTGGTGGGGCCACGACAAGTCCACGCAGTTCGACATGAACCTCGAGTTCACGCCGGCAGACTCGGCCGGCGCGTGGCAGATCGGGACGCCGCACCTCCTCAGCCTCGCGCCACTGGAGGGCTCGCTGTCGATCATTCGAGACGCGGGGATCGACACGATCCGCGAGAAGTCGGTCGCACTGACCGACTACCTGATCGCCCTCGTGGACGAGCGACTCGCCGAGTTCGGCTGTTCGGTCGGCACACCGCGCGATGCGGACCGGCGAGGCGGGCACGTCGCAGTCGAACACCCCGAGGGGCAGAAACTCGCCGAGGCGCTGAAGGATCGTGGTGTCGTCGTCGACTTTCGGCCACCGAACGTCGTTCGGCTCTGTCCCGCGCCGCTCTACACCGGGTTCGCCGACGTGTGGGATGTGGTGGAGATCGCACGGTCGGTGCTTGCCGAGGGGGCACTCGCGGAGTACGAGACGAGCAGTGGCGGCGTGACGTGA
- a CDS encoding LysE family translocator — protein sequence MVFGLALAAPPGPMNAIIAEESVVRGWQSGFTAGLGAASADAIFFVLAYLGVVAFVEQFPTLRAVMVGIGGLLMVYFAYGAGQEALAGSFLGSDVAVGDAPETDGGVDSTGFRKAFVLALTNPYQILFWLTIGVGLLEPGTLDVFAEMPYLGEYLAGLLVVQTGSAALVVGFFGGIGVWITGFPAALVTAKRRVESLAPVVAGVSALVLLGFGVTFVVDAVRSLL from the coding sequence ATCGTCTTCGGACTGGCGCTCGCCGCGCCGCCGGGGCCGATGAACGCGATCATCGCCGAGGAGAGCGTCGTCCGTGGCTGGCAGTCGGGGTTCACGGCCGGACTGGGTGCGGCGTCTGCGGACGCCATCTTCTTCGTGCTCGCGTATCTCGGTGTCGTCGCCTTCGTCGAGCAGTTCCCGACGCTCCGGGCCGTGATGGTCGGCATCGGCGGCCTGCTGATGGTCTACTTCGCCTACGGGGCCGGACAGGAGGCGCTCGCCGGGTCGTTCCTCGGGAGCGACGTTGCTGTCGGAGACGCCCCGGAGACCGACGGCGGGGTCGACTCGACCGGCTTCCGGAAGGCGTTCGTCCTCGCGTTGACGAACCCCTACCAGATCCTGTTCTGGCTCACCATCGGCGTCGGCCTGCTGGAACCCGGCACCCTGGACGTGTTCGCCGAGATGCCGTACCTCGGCGAGTATCTCGCGGGCCTGCTCGTCGTCCAGACCGGAAGCGCCGCCCTGGTCGTCGGCTTCTTCGGCGGCATCGGCGTCTGGATCACCGGGTTCCCGGCCGCACTGGTGACCGCGAAGCGCCGCGTCGAGTCGCTCGCGCCGGTCGTCGCCGGGGTGAGTGCTCTGGTGCTCCTCGGCTTCGGCGTGACGTTCGTCGTGGACGCGGTTCGGTCGCTGCTGTGA
- a CDS encoding metal-dependent transcriptional regulator, giving the protein MLSDVMEDYLKAIYILQAEQGPPVSTSDIADYLDKTSPTVTSMIGKLADRGLVEREKYKGVELTDEGETVALEVLRHHRLLEAYLAEHLDYDWSEVHDEADALEHHISEEFERRVAEALGDPEVDPHGDPIPSADLSPLEEDDAERLSDHGVGDRVVVSRVSDRDEDELAYLAEAGVTPGTELTVRDVAPFGMVTVLVGDTGNEQSLPESVARSIRVRSATDPSDTANTEAGQP; this is encoded by the coding sequence ATGTTGAGCGACGTGATGGAGGACTACCTGAAGGCCATCTACATCCTGCAGGCCGAGCAGGGACCCCCGGTGTCGACCTCCGACATCGCCGACTACCTCGACAAGACCTCGCCGACCGTCACCAGCATGATCGGCAAACTCGCCGACCGTGGCCTGGTCGAACGCGAGAAGTACAAGGGCGTCGAGTTGACCGACGAGGGCGAGACGGTCGCCCTGGAGGTCCTCCGGCACCACCGCCTGCTGGAGGCGTACCTCGCCGAGCATCTCGACTACGACTGGAGCGAGGTCCACGACGAGGCCGACGCGCTGGAACACCACATCAGCGAGGAGTTCGAGCGCAGAGTCGCCGAGGCACTGGGCGACCCCGAGGTCGACCCCCACGGCGATCCGATCCCCAGCGCGGACCTCAGTCCACTGGAGGAGGACGACGCCGAACGCCTCTCGGACCACGGCGTCGGCGACCGAGTGGTCGTCTCGCGCGTCTCCGACCGTGACGAGGACGAACTGGCGTACCTCGCCGAGGCGGGGGTCACACCCGGCACCGAACTGACCGTCCGGGACGTCGCGCCCTTCGGGATGGTGACGGTGCTTGTCGGCGACACCGGGAACGAGCAGAGCCTGCCCGAGTCGGTCGCCCGCTCGATTCGCGTCCGCAGTGCGACCGATCCGAGCGACACCGCCAACACGGAGGCCGGCCAGCCGTGA
- a CDS encoding PhzF family phenazine biosynthesis protein produces MTSDPIYVVDVFAQRRYAGNQLAVVLDSGDRTDEERLALTRETKFSEATFVTDSDPATDRYDVRIFDPIEEIPFAGHPTLGTAFVLREHVAPDRPDELTLTLGVGEVPVWIETDETGVETYWMRQPAPTFGERADPDSLARILGLSTDDIDSASPIQLVSTGLPTLIVPLTSRDALQRAATRQPAYDREFLDGFGHTNLLVFAPEGYEEADLSVRVFADYAGVPEDPATGSSNGCLAAYLVEHDYFETDEIDCTVEQGDEIDRPSRLHLRAARTAPDGDHGSIDVRVGGRVVPVLHGHLH; encoded by the coding sequence ATGACGAGCGATCCGATCTACGTGGTGGACGTGTTCGCCCAGCGCCGGTACGCCGGCAACCAACTCGCGGTCGTCCTCGATAGCGGCGACCGGACAGACGAGGAGCGGTTGGCACTGACACGCGAGACGAAGTTCTCGGAGGCGACGTTCGTCACCGACAGCGATCCGGCGACAGATCGCTACGACGTCCGCATCTTCGATCCGATCGAGGAGATCCCGTTCGCGGGTCACCCGACGCTCGGGACCGCCTTCGTCCTCCGGGAGCACGTCGCACCCGACCGGCCGGACGAACTGACGCTGACCCTCGGAGTCGGGGAGGTGCCCGTCTGGATCGAGACCGACGAGACTGGCGTGGAGACCTACTGGATGCGCCAGCCGGCCCCGACGTTCGGCGAGCGAGCCGACCCCGACAGCCTCGCCCGGATACTCGGACTGTCCACCGACGACATCGACTCGGCGTCTCCGATCCAACTGGTCTCGACCGGGCTACCGACACTGATCGTCCCACTCACCTCGCGCGACGCACTCCAGCGCGCAGCGACCCGACAGCCGGCCTACGATCGCGAGTTCCTCGACGGGTTCGGTCACACGAACCTCCTCGTCTTCGCGCCGGAGGGATACGAGGAGGCCGATCTGAGTGTCCGCGTGTTCGCCGACTACGCCGGTGTACCGGAAGACCCCGCCACTGGCTCGTCGAACGGCTGTCTCGCCGCGTACCTCGTCGAACACGACTACTTCGAGACCGACGAGATCGACTGTACGGTCGAACAGGGGGACGAGATCGACCGCCCGTCTCGGCTTCACCTCCGGGCCGCACGCACTGCTCCCGACGGAGATCACGGGAGTATCGACGTTCGTGTCGGCGGCCGCGTCGTCCCGGTTCTGCACGGCCACCTTCACTGA
- a CDS encoding small ribosomal subunit Rsm22 family protein gives MTDQRTAIRNNAKYLRQVRPIDPEEIAEYVDGSPHPAVVRQTLREEAFDLGLWEREDGTFVPFEDGPAPRADWGPTEFPEQYSFALEDLLVREYGANWHRGDSGEALREAISRLKTDYFYENDVEYDETAALGYAIYHLPDYYAAIGYVLDDLAENGLLPSNLRVLDVGAGAGGPALGLFDYLPDDALVDYHAIEPSPAAEVLEAMLGETPRNVRTTIHETTVEAFDPSEAVAETDATGDADDTEHSPSGPFDLVVFGNVLSELADPTAVVSRAMDWVTPDGSVVALAPADRNTAIGLREVERAVVPADSSASVYSPALRLWPGHAPSDTGWSFDVRPDVEAPPFQTRLDAGGADDGTYTNETVQFAYAILRPDGQRRVEVRADAARFARMADMERHVTERIDLLAVKLSRDLSRTGPDAEDGDGHRGPADPEPNPVFKIGDGSESVDHYAVVTKESALNRDLFRADYGSVVAVENVLALWNDDEGAYNLVVDAETVVDLVAP, from the coding sequence GTGACCGACCAGCGCACGGCGATCCGGAACAACGCGAAGTACCTCCGGCAGGTCAGACCGATCGATCCCGAAGAGATCGCCGAGTACGTCGACGGGTCGCCACACCCCGCAGTCGTCCGGCAGACGCTCCGCGAGGAGGCGTTCGACCTCGGCCTCTGGGAGCGCGAGGACGGCACCTTCGTCCCCTTCGAGGACGGCCCGGCACCGCGTGCAGACTGGGGGCCGACCGAGTTTCCCGAGCAGTACAGCTTCGCCCTCGAAGATCTGCTCGTCCGGGAGTACGGCGCGAACTGGCACCGGGGGGACTCGGGCGAGGCACTCCGGGAGGCGATCAGCCGCCTGAAGACCGACTACTTCTACGAGAACGACGTGGAGTACGACGAGACGGCGGCACTGGGCTACGCGATCTACCACCTGCCGGACTACTACGCCGCGATCGGGTACGTGCTGGACGACCTCGCCGAGAACGGTCTGCTCCCCTCGAACCTTCGCGTCCTGGACGTCGGCGCGGGTGCCGGCGGTCCCGCACTGGGCCTGTTCGACTACCTCCCCGACGACGCGCTTGTCGACTACCACGCGATAGAGCCGAGTCCGGCGGCCGAGGTGTTGGAGGCGATGCTCGGCGAGACGCCCCGAAACGTCCGGACGACGATCCACGAGACGACCGTGGAGGCGTTCGATCCGAGCGAAGCGGTGGCGGAGACCGACGCGACCGGAGATGCCGACGACACCGAGCACTCGCCGAGCGGTCCCTTCGACCTCGTGGTGTTCGGCAACGTCCTCTCGGAGTTGGCCGACCCGACGGCGGTCGTCTCCCGCGCGATGGACTGGGTGACGCCAGACGGGTCGGTCGTCGCACTCGCACCGGCCGACAGGAACACCGCGATCGGCCTTCGGGAGGTCGAACGCGCGGTCGTGCCCGCCGACTCCTCGGCGAGTGTCTACAGTCCGGCGCTCCGACTCTGGCCCGGTCACGCCCCGAGCGACACCGGGTGGTCATTCGACGTGCGACCCGACGTCGAGGCCCCGCCGTTCCAGACGCGCCTCGACGCCGGGGGTGCCGACGACGGCACCTACACCAACGAGACGGTGCAGTTCGCCTACGCCATCCTGCGACCAGACGGTCAGCGCCGCGTCGAGGTTCGGGCCGACGCCGCCCGGTTCGCCCGGATGGCCGACATGGAGCGACACGTCACCGAGCGCATCGACCTGCTGGCGGTGAAACTGAGTCGGGACCTGTCGCGGACCGGCCCCGACGCCGAGGACGGTGACGGCCACCGAGGGCCGGCAGACCCGGAGCCGAACCCGGTGTTCAAGATCGGCGACGGGAGCGAGTCGGTCGACCACTACGCGGTCGTGACGAAGGAGTCTGCGCTGAACCGTGACCTGTTCCGGGCCGACTACGGGTCGGTCGTCGCGGTCGAAAACGTGCTCGCGCTGTGGAACGACGACGAGGGGGCGTACAACCTCGTCGTGGACGCCGAGACCGTGGTGGATCTGGTCGCACCCTGA
- a CDS encoding matrixin family metalloprotease — protein sequence MTRLLVLSLVCCLLVAGCIGPVETRPSDPATTTRPTVSPTADSTPIATAAPPGVSPWGEEPVVVAVANSADPSRNVTPLVREATAYWEANAERYAGYPIDYRVVPDAEAPDLRVEFTETVPECGTVTDAVGCAPLITDARQIERPETIWIQGGLSDQSSVLVVTHELGHTLGLGHEDAPADVMAARSVIYTQPKPNATERAYPWADGEFTVYVDTANASDPARASEQVGHALDYYAEGAPGMPDNLTFRRVDDPEAAEIVVDFSDTSPCGPDDEAGSCVGTRGTDPDGDGAIERYERTRITLVNLDTDAVGWHVGYWLAYALGAEDDADKPAPFRDASYEERRSEWWR from the coding sequence GTGACCCGCCTCCTGGTGCTCTCGCTGGTCTGTTGTCTCCTCGTGGCCGGGTGCATCGGCCCGGTAGAGACACGCCCGTCCGATCCCGCGACGACGACACGCCCGACCGTCTCGCCGACCGCCGACTCGACGCCCATCGCTACGGCAGCCCCGCCGGGCGTCAGTCCGTGGGGCGAGGAGCCAGTCGTCGTCGCGGTCGCGAACAGCGCCGACCCCAGTCGGAACGTCACGCCACTCGTCCGGGAGGCGACCGCTTACTGGGAGGCGAACGCCGAACGCTACGCCGGTTACCCGATCGACTACCGCGTCGTCCCCGACGCCGAAGCGCCCGACCTCCGAGTCGAGTTCACCGAGACCGTTCCGGAGTGTGGCACCGTGACCGACGCGGTGGGCTGTGCGCCGTTGATCACCGACGCCCGACAGATCGAGCGCCCCGAGACGATCTGGATACAGGGCGGGCTGTCCGACCAGTCCAGCGTCCTCGTCGTGACGCACGAACTCGGCCACACGCTCGGTCTGGGTCACGAGGACGCGCCAGCAGACGTGATGGCCGCCCGGTCGGTCATCTACACCCAGCCGAAGCCGAACGCGACCGAGCGCGCGTACCCGTGGGCCGACGGCGAGTTCACCGTCTACGTCGACACCGCGAACGCCTCTGACCCGGCCCGTGCGAGCGAGCAGGTGGGCCACGCGCTGGACTACTACGCCGAGGGCGCGCCGGGGATGCCCGACAACCTCACCTTCCGGCGCGTCGACGACCCCGAAGCCGCCGAGATCGTCGTCGACTTCTCGGACACCTCGCCGTGCGGTCCCGACGACGAGGCCGGGTCCTGTGTCGGGACGCGTGGCACCGACCCCGACGGCGACGGTGCCATCGAGCGGTACGAACGCACCCGGATCACGCTCGTGAACCTCGACACCGACGCGGTCGGCTGGCACGTCGGCTACTGGCTGGCGTACGCACTCGGCGCGGAGGATGACGCCGACAAACCGGCGCCGTTCCGCGACGCGAGCTACGAGGAGCGCCGGAGCGAGTGGTGGCGCTGA